Below is a window of Bacteroidota bacterium DNA.
TCCGTAAAAATAGTTGTGGGTTTGGAAGCATAACTGATCAGGGATAGTTGATCAATATCACGAAGCACTTCGGTCAGCCTTTTCATAGCTGTTTTCAAATTATCCAATTTGTTTCTTTTCTTCATCGAAGAAGAAACATCAACCAGAAATACAATATTATTTGCTGCATAATGCGTAGGAGATAAAACTACTCCTTTAGCCTCTTCAATCGGTTCGTTATTTTCTAGTATGGCTTCGATTGGTTTTTCTTCTTCTATAAGTGCAATTGGTTTTTCTTCTACAAATATTTTCTCCATTAAAAAATCCAGATCATGCGTTGGATATTCAATTTGAACTGTATCATTAAAAGGAATATATCCTTCAGCAAGAATGGAAATAAAATAAGTACCAGCTATTAATGTTTTTTGATATTTCCCATCTTTCATGGTCAGATAGGTGTATTTTGCCTGATCCTCATGTGTTAATGTTATTGATGCTCTTTTTACGGGCTCCCTATTTTCTTCATTTAGAATAGTGCCGGCAACAAAAAGTTTAGCAGGTTTTAACTCCTCTTCTATTACAATTTGTTGCAAACTTTCAGGCTTCATTTTCAAGCTTATAATATCCTGATTTGACTCAATAACAATGGTATCAATAAGCGGAAAGAAATTAGGAGCATTTACAGTAACATAGTAAACTCCTGCGGCAAGATTTTTATAGAATTTACCATCCTTATAGGTTTTATAATAGTATGGTGTTTGGTCTTGTTTGCTTTTTAAAATAACAGAAGCTTTGTCAATAGGAGTTAAATCCATTTCATTAAGGACAATGCCAATTATTTCGATGGGAACCGCCTCAGTTTCAATTTCCTCATTTTCAAATTCAATTCGAATTTTATCTTTTTCTTCTACCGTATTTTTTTCTTCTGGAAGTTGTATTTCATCTATTTCTTCGGTATGAAGTGGCTCTATTTCTTTTTCAATAGTTGTTTCAGCAATTTCTTTTTGTGTTCCAATCGGATCCAATTCAAAAACCAATTCTGCTGAGTTTTTGTTTAAATAAAGCAATTCATCCAAGTTGTTGTAAGCTTCTGCTGAAATAATTATTTGATACATGCCCAGTTTTAGCTTTTTTTTGAACTGGCCCTCTTTGTTTGCTTTTGCGGAAAACTTTTCACCATCTGAACTAATGAATTTTACTTGAGCATTAGGAATGGCTTCCTTTGTTTTGCTGTCAATTACAATCCCTTTGTGATCGTGATAAAGCATGGCCGGATCGGCAGGCATATTCACGGATGGGCATTCTAAATATGAAGTGACTTTTCCACTAATTGTAAATTCAAATGCTTTGGTGGAAGAACCTACATATAATTTGATTTTTGTGCTGAAGGGTCCAAGAGTTAATGGTTCGAAATAAATAAGTACTTGCCCTTTTTCTCCTGGTTGAATAAAGCTTGTGGCATATTTAATATGCACATTGGACGATCGAATGGCGTTCAGAAATGCTTCAGGCTGAGTACCTACATTCTGGTATTCAAAAATTGCAGGAGTCTGACTCCAATTCGATAATGTTCCAAAATCATGACTATAATTAGAAAACTTAATTTGCCCCGAGGAGGAAAAATTTATTCCAATCAGGGAAATAATTAGTAGGATATTTTTAATAAAAAATTTCATAGTAATAGCCAGTCATTAATAACGAGTTGTATTCAATTTTGTTATTCAACTGTATTTGTTAAGCCATTGTCTCGTTTAAATATATCTTCAAATTTTACTGGTTTTTCTTTTTGCCTCCAACGAAAATCTTTCAACAGAGGATCATTTTTATCCATGTTCTTAGCCGGCTGAACAATTCCTTCCGGTTGCAGATTAAATCGTATTTCATCAATTTTATTGTCTTTCATTTTTATGTCGATGGTACTGGATTGAATGTTGTT
It encodes the following:
- a CDS encoding VWA domain-containing protein, which produces MKFFIKNILLIISLIGINFSSSGQIKFSNYSHDFGTLSNWSQTPAIFEYQNVGTQPEAFLNAIRSSNVHIKYATSFIQPGEKGQVLIYFEPLTLGPFSTKIKLYVGSSTKAFEFTISGKVTSYLECPSVNMPADPAMLYHDHKGIVIDSKTKEAIPNAQVKFISSDGEKFSAKANKEGQFKKKLKLGMYQIIISAEAYNNLDELLYLNKNSAELVFELDPIGTQKEIAETTIEKEIEPLHTEEIDEIQLPEEKNTVEEKDKIRIEFENEEIETEAVPIEIIGIVLNEMDLTPIDKASVILKSKQDQTPYYYKTYKDGKFYKNLAAGVYYVTVNAPNFFPLIDTIVIESNQDIISLKMKPESLQQIVIEEELKPAKLFVAGTILNEENREPVKRASITLTHEDQAKYTYLTMKDGKYQKTLIAGTYFISILAEGYIPFNDTVQIEYPTHDLDFLMEKIFVEEKPIALIEEEKPIEAILENNEPIEEAKGVVLSPTHYAANNIVFLVDVSSSMKKRNKLDNLKTAMKRLTEVLRDIDQLSLISYASKPTTIFTELPADEKDTIFKSIDSLAAMGLTHGVKGLERAYIIAELNYIEDGNNQVIVATDGVFNSPDHSEIELIALITKYRQKGIITSVIGFGNDDKAIRRMKRMASLGNGNFIHILDEEQARTVLIEEIRKNSRRG